A stretch of DNA from Macrotis lagotis isolate mMagLag1 chromosome X, bilby.v1.9.chrom.fasta, whole genome shotgun sequence:
tcctcctttccctttctaactCAGGCTTATCCAACTGGGCCACTCTCTCCTTTGCAAACTGCCAAGGTTTCTGAATGGGCTTGTCCAGAAGCACTATAACCTGTGCCTCCCCAGCAAAGGGCCAACCAGGGACTGATTCTCAAGGGGACTCCCTCTGAAGCAAACCTCTGGAAGTGAACACACTGGAATCAGAGAGTTCAAATTGGAAGCAACCCAAGAATTCCATGGGCCAGTCTCCAGATCTCAAAGATAGAATTCCAAGGGCAGCAAAGTTGCCACTGCCCTCCCTGAGGGTGTCCTGGCCAAGAACATCCTATAGACCTTGCTGCAGTTATTTAGGAATCAGAGACTAGCATGGAAATCACAGAAAGAGCTGAAAGGACCGTTAAAGGTTACCCAGTGTAACCTcctttttacaaatggggaaactgaggcccagagaagaacCCAATATTCCAAATCTAGTGAAGAGCCAATCTGATTCTGGTACCCAACTCCCTTGACTCCTAGACAATCCTTAAATAAGACCCATATCTACAGTTCCAAGAGAATATTTGAAAGTGTTCTCTACACACTGTGTGAATAACTGGCTGCCTCAACTTATCGCCCCACCCCCAAAGTATGAAGCTGAATCCATCCAAGAACAGATGGGCTGGCATCTCCAAAAGTGATGTGTAATCCCAGAGTAAGCAACAAAGAAGCCCTCCCCTGTGCCTGTTTCAGGTGGAAAACAACTGAATCATTTATTTCCACTgacttaaatttttataaattatttcctgAAGTCATCAAGCAGCTTGGGAGCATAGCAGATAGGGCCCTGGGCTGGAGTCTTCGGGAAGCtgcaaattcaaatctgatcccagacacAGCATctgtgggaccctgggtaagtcacctaactcctGGTGGACTCTGTTTCCTCCATGTAAAATGGGTACCAGCTGTCTtagatgttgtgaggatcaagtgagatcaCATTTGGAAAGTGCTCTCAACACAAGGACTGGCATGTAGTAGGTGCTTGCCAAGATGAGTCCAGTCAGCAGAGAAAGGGTTGATGGGAAAGCAGCTGAGGGCAGATCAGAGTGGCTCAGATAGAACTGGCAACatataaatggggggggggggagatagctCCTCCTGGTATGAGGCCAGTCTCAATCCAGGGAAGTGGGAGGGGCCCAGGGGCTTGGGACAAATGAAGGATCCTGAGAAAAGCAGGCCTAGAGGATGGACAGACTCCGAAATGACAAATGGAAacagcagagagacagagagggagggaaggacagagacagaaggagagagacagacagagacagagagaaagagagacagacaaacacaaagagaaagatggagatagaaagagaaacagagagagacagagagagatagacagacagacagacagagccagagccagaaagacagagacagagaaaaagaggaaaagagagagagagagggaatcagggaggggagagagaaacagaatgagcaagacagaaggagaaagagatatacagatacagagaaacagagacagagagatgggaaaagacagagaaatggagaggcagtgacagagacaaagagagaaagagagaaaaagagaaaaagagacacagggacagaaagaaagagatttgcagaaagagaaaagagagagacagacacagtcAGATGgtgacaaagagaaagaaatagagatacaGACAGAGTTATAGAGtgatggacagagagagagagagacagagacagagagagacacagagagagacaaagggagagacaaaaacagagacagatagaagAGATAGAGATGCACAGatacaaagaaacagagatagatagacagagacagcgagagaaacagagacaagaataaaaaaacagagaagagacaaacagaaaaggaaagaaacagagagggagtgagagacagagatacagagaaaaagaatggcagacaataagagaaagagacagacagaggagaggagaggagaggagaggagaggagaggagaggagaggagaggagaggagaggagaggagaggagaggaaagataaagagagaaagagagaaagagagacagagagacagatggacaaagacaagggaaaagaaagagaaagaagcacagagacaaagatcaagaaaagagagagacacagacagaaacagagaccaagagagagaaagagaaggagagaaaaaagggcaagagacagagagatggacagagacagggacaaaaagagacagaaacagagagacagacaaagacagagggaTAGAAATAAAGAGAGTCAGAGAgctaaagagacagagaaagagagagaccgTGAGtgataaagagagacagaaaaagacagagtcagagaaagaaaaagaaaaagagaagagacagacaggcagacaaagagagacaaagaccaAGATAGAGACAGGGAAGgacacagacagaaagagagaggtaaaaagagacagagggagagacaagatgaaaagaaagagacacagagagaattagagataggaaagagacacagagataggGGAAGGGACAGACAAAAGATagacagagtcagagatagaaagacataAAGACACAGTGATAGAgacacagatagagacagaggaagggaaagagacagagagaggtagacataaagagagagggaatgagagacagacagacagacaggcaagAGATAGAGGATATatcaagagggagagagatacacacagagataGCGatgaaaagagacaaagaaaaaacaaagacatagacagagagagacagaaaggaagagaaaaagaggaagggagagattagagacagggagaaaaagagacagagacaaaaaaagagatggagacaaagaatcagagagaaacagaaagagggcgagatagaggaggaagaaacagagacagagacaaaaagactgagatgaagagagacagagacagagaaagtcacatagagacaaagagagagacacaaagagagaaactgagagaccaagagacagaaagggagagatagagacagacaaagacagagagggaggaaCAGAGATAAGGAGAGAGGAACAGAGcggaggagacagagagagaaggagaaacagagaaagaagagagacagagtctGAGAGGAatggaagacagagacagagagacaaagatgtagacagaaagggggagagagagttaaagacagagaagagagagaaggctgGAAAGACctagaggagaaagagacagactcATAGAATCCGAAAGACTGaaacagggagagggagagacagagaaagagaagggaagtgacaggaaacagagaaatagagaaagtgagaagggagggagaaaaagagagatagagacagcaACAGAGGGGGGAAGAGTCAGAgcgagaaagagagagagagagatggagggatggagagacagagagaggagagacagttacagagaaggagagacagaaaatgaCAGAGGCAAAGCGTGACTAGGTGAATTACACCCACCTCCCCTGGCAGATTTCTTCTTATGTTCAATAAAACACATATCCAACACAGCTAGTATTTTTGCGGACAAGAGTCAACCATTTATTGGCTATTGAGACAGCGGAATTTCTATTTATTGGCCCCAAACACAAATCAATACACAAGAACACAAGGTAAAGGAGTACGTAATACTGACCATTAAATCATGCCAACCTGGTTGGGAAATACTAGCAGCTAAGGCTCCTGGGAACAATCACTACCCTACAAGTTCCTCAGGGAAAACCAAATCACTACAGCATAATTCAGAACAAAGTAAGGCCTTTCTAAGaacaaaaagggagagaaaacctACAAACCAGATACAACACGTTGatttaggaaaggaaagagaaggggcaGCCCCCAAGCCCTGGTCCAGCACAGAACACGAGTGTCTCTAGTGTGAGTAGATCAGGTCAGAGATCCAGAAGCACCAGTTGGCAGCCTTGATGACGTAGGTGTCCACGGGCAGCCCGGTGGCTGCACACTGCAAACCCCACAGCCAAACAAGAGAAGCTCTGCTGGGCACAAAAGACAGCATGGCACCAAAGAAGAGGAAGGCTGCAGCCAGGGCCAGCAGGCCCACAGAGCCCATCCTGTAggaaagagacacaaagagaaacaCCAGGCAGGCCCGAAGGTGCCCACCATACACACTGTTAGCTTAAGGTGACTTGCAATGGACCCACAGCCTCGAACAACTCAGTTGGGGGCTGGCGAGTGATGGTGCTCTCCTAACTGCCAGGTCTTGATCGGCTCAATCTGTTCATACAATTTTTCAGCACTTTGCGTACAGAAGGCCATGAAGTATTTTCCAAGGAAGGGGACTGAGAATAATGTCCTAAAgctaatgaaaagaaaagaaggagaaatgaaTGTTACTTGCCTCCCCACTCCAGCTGTGTCCAGTTCCACTCTTTATGACCCCTCTCTATTCCGGTCCACCCGGCCTCCCAGAGCTCTCCAAGTTTGGATTACATCTCTGGTCTCCATGCCTTCAAATCAGTTGTGTCCTATGCACACAACTCCTCTGTCTCCTTGGCTTCCCTCCATCAGAGCCCTCTTCACAGAAGTTGCAGTCTTCTAAGAGTTCTTTCCTGAGCTGGCAGTGGCCTCACTCTCCTTCTGCTCCAATTAGCATGGATATAACCTATATGTTTTGCAACCCCAGAGAACATAAGGTCCCGAAGTACAGGCCTACTCCAGTTCTGTCTGTCCccgtctggcacatggtaggggCTTAATAAGGGTTGAAAGGAATGAATTCCAAAGTGGCTGCTTTCTCTACCTGATCTCATCATCAAAAAGTTTTACGAAACACCTAATGAGCCATGCCATAGCCAACTGGCTGCCTAGCCACAGTCCCTGCCTTCTGGAGGCTTAGGATCTAACACATAAAGGACAGATCCAAACACAAGGAATGAACCAATGAAAATCTAAAGAGTTAAAGTTCAGTCAATGTTCATTATCACATAGCTATTGGGGACAGTAGCAAAACAAACTATAATGGGCCAGAATAAAAGATCCCCTTGGTGaacagaaaatagagaaaaacaaagaactcTTATCCCTGCCTCACAGCCCTCCTGCTCTCAACCCCCCAAGGCAGGCCACAAGTGACTTACCATGGCTCCAAGGGCTAATATGGACAATCAAAGGGGCTTAAGGAATTGGGGGGAACTCAAACCCTGGAGAGGCTTGGCTGGGAGAAGGATCTCTGGCTGTAGCAGCCAATAGCAACCATGCTCATTCCTCCAGCTGTGGCTGTGACCATGATCTTGGCCCAGGTGGCCTTGCCCTGGCCCAGCTCCTCTTCTGCCTTCAGAGAGGCATCTTTTGGGGAAAGGCTAGGAGGGGAGGAGTTTCCCAAGTGATAGCCCTGGATCTACTGCCAGAGACATGAGGAGGCCCAGACATATGAAAACTGTGGCCTCCCACAGTAAATTTTCCATGTATGTGAGCATGAGGGGTGGCTGTAAGAGGAGAAGCACAGACCCCAGTAGGCCCCTAGAGGGGAAACCAGCTTGTACCATAACTAGAGGAAAATGAAGCATGGCCCAGTTACTACAAGGACGCTTTTGTTGGTTCTCTGGAGCAGGAAGACAGAAGATTCTCTGCCAGTGCTCCTGTCTGGTTAGCAGAAGAATCTCTACTTTCCAAGCTTAGGAGGACAAGAGGTAGCATTTTCAGGGCTGAGAGTGCAACCTTTATCACCTGCTTCCAGAGCCTGAGGCAGGTAGGTCACTTAGCTACTCTAGGCCAGATTCCAAACAAGACACCCTTTAGGGGCCCTTTCAGTTCCCAAAATCCTACAGTGGAACTTGTGGCTCTCCTTCTGGTCCAGCAAAAAAGCCCCTTAATCATTTCCTCATCTAATTATTAAGTTTAGTTCAATGGGCCCACCTCTCTTTCAGAGAAAGTGATCAACAGGACACCAAAATACAAGCAATGAACCAATATAAACGTACAATAAACTAGCAGAGCTGGGCTCAGGGGGAGACCAATGACACTCAAGACCCCACTAAGAGGTCAGGGTTCAGAGTCAGTTTCCTACAGCCAAGGACTTAACAGCAGGATTATTTTCTTAAACGGGGGGTTATTTAATTCAAAGCTTTATTTCTTTCAGCTCTCCACAACAAGACTATCAGGTACAAACAAAAGGCCCACTATGTTGTGCATAAATGGACAGGTCTAACAACCAAAGTCTGCACCCATAAGGCAAGACTCTAAAGAGAGAAGACTGTCTTTACAAACTATTCAGCAAATTCAAGTTGGTTGATTTAAAGTCACAACTTATCCAGGAAGAATTTCAATAAACTCCACTGGCAGCTTGGCTGGCAGACAAACCCAAGATCCTAGTACCCCAGGGGTGGGTAGGCTCCAAAGCACTTATAGCAAAGAGCACAAACAATGATACTAGAAGAGGCCCCAGGACTGAAGAGACCTACCTTAGTCAGAGAGGCGAAGAACATCAAGCACCAGTTTACACAATCTCATATTGGTTATTTGTGATGGAACGTGAGAGACAGCAGGCCAGAAATATGCCAATCAACTGGTAAGAGAGCAAGAAGGGAATCAGACCAAGAAAAACAAGGAGCCCCAGGAATCTAAGAGGCATCTGAGGTCACATAGTCCTCCTTTCCTGTGGGCAGTTCTGACTTATGGGTATTGACTTCTGATGGATAATCTGGGTAAGGCCTCACTAATCCAAAGAGCAATGAGATTGAATCACTAAAACCCAATCCTGCAGGTGAAAGCTTCTCGACTTCCTGACCCTGGCAACAATCATTCAAGGAGAAGCCCTCCCAAGTCAataaagttttcagaaaaaaagaggtcAGTGGTGCCTTTTTTCTCAgtccaagaagtaaaaaagacccAGGATCCAAAgtcaaaaattcaaaacaaacacACCTCTCTAGAGATTAAAGTGGaaccaaaaaactggaaataaagtggGCACCCACTGATTAGGAAATGGCAGAACATATCATCAGTGTAATTGGGtgataagaaattatgaaggcaagacattcagaaaaaaaaacatgagaagatcTAGACAAATTGATGAAATAAAGAGAATTAGAACAATTTATGGAACAATGAAAAAGATCGGAATGCAAAGATCAGTAAAAGAAGGCTAAATTCTGAGTAAATGTACAATACAGGTCCTGGAGAAAAGAGAATGTCACTTATTTCCATCCTCTCAGCAGAATATTGGGCCAGTTATTGTAAACAGAGACAGACAAGGTCACTCACTTTGATAAAGCAAACTTCACTTCTGTGAGAACTTTCCAGAAAGGACTTTGAGGTTAAAATATAAATCTACTCaatatctcagacacttaataattacctagctgtgtggccttgggcaagccacttaactccatttgccttgcaaaaaaaaaaactaaaaaaaaaaatctactcaaTACAGAAGGAAGATGAGCCACACTTGGAAGGGTCTGTGATGACAGTCAGATATAGGAAGTCACAAGGAAACAGAGCAAAATGCAAAGCTGGGAAGTGGCCCTTGGTTGGCATACAGCTACCTCAGCTTATTGTACTGTCAAAAAGGTATActgttttaccaaaaaaaaaaacctctgaacCTACTAGagaatgtaataaaaatgtattattattattgttattattaataatgataaggGGTAGcacttatatagtgctttaagttcACAAAGGATCCCAAaactatgatctcatttgatcctcacaacaaccctaggagatggGAGCtgtcattattcccatttcacagataagaaagctCAGGTCGTCAAAAGTtaagtgaggggtggctaggtggcacagtggataaagcaccagccctggagtcaggagtacctgggttcaaatccggtctcagacacttaataattacctagccgtgtggccttgggcaagccacttaaccccattgccttgcaaaaaaaaaaaaaaaaaaaactaaataaaagttaagtgaattgcccaggatcacatagctaatatgtgtctgagactaaatttgaattcaggtcttcttgccaCCTGGCCCAGTACTCTGCCCACCACAATGCCTCCTATAAATGACTGCAATGCAATATTATTGCACTATAAGAAGTCTTGACTGATGAATCTAGAGGAACCCCAGAAAGATTTGTAGGAACTGATACTGAGGGGAGTGTTCAGAGTCAGAACACTTTGCATAGGAGCACAATAATATCAAGGAAAACAACACTGAAAGATATTGGAGCCAGCCAGAAAATCAACATCTGCAGTTCTCCTATCTCTTGGTGGCCTTTGAGTGTGGAATAAAGCTTTGTCATCAGATGTGGCTAATGTGCAGGtctgtttttcttgaatttccttcTTAATTACAAGGAAGTGGAGAGAGGCATGGGTGGGGAGGAGAAATCAAAGGTATGCAAGAACaatgctttttttgggggggtggaagaTATGAactaacaataaagaaaaaaagaaaaaggaaaatcatcagaTGGAAAAATTAGGACCCTAGCCTTGAGCAAATGATGAGAAAAGGGTTCCACCATTTGGGTACTGGTTCGTGTAGATGCACGACTCCCTGGGAAGTTAGTGTCAAGGAACAAAGACAAGTcacatttcaggttttcttgaagTTAAGTGTACAAATCAGTGTTCTGATCACAACCACCCTCCAATGCTATGATGGGAACTTCAGGACAAACAAAAGAGAGCAGTAGCATGGACCAAGGGAGCCAGAAGCCATGGCTTCCAACCCTAGCCCTGAAATTCACATGTTTGGAACCCTAGTACAAGTCACCCAACCAGGAGCCACTGCCAGTGACTTGTATTAGTGGCAGAGACCTGAAAAACCCTACCTATGTTTCTGGAAGAAGTCCCTACTCCAGGAATAACCTGGGCTGAGAAAATCATACCTTCTTTATAATCTCCATATAATCAAGTCCCTGGTAGAATAATAACTATAGTTCTTCATGTTCAGGGATAATTCTTATCTTAACTCCTGGATTTGGACTTGTGGCTGCACTTGGAGAAAGTGTCTGAGTAGACAAAAGAGAGCTCTAATTATGTTTTGGAATTGTGTCTGATTACAAGTACAGACTAAAGCCAAGGTTCTGGAGCATCCCGTGTTTTGCAGGGTGCCAAAAGGCTGCCCTAACCAAGAGGCGCCAATTCTTGGCACCACAAACTCCTTCCCAAAGATGCATGCAGGTGAAGATGGTTCCAATCTAGGGGTTCTGATCATGGTCTGTTGTTTTTGAAAGATTAGCCATGGGGGAAAAGAATGATTCAAAATAGAAGAGGGATTCAGAGAACAGTAAGCTGTTTCCTCTAGGCTTTCAGTAGCATACGTATGTCACCCATGttggaaagacagaaagataagACTTAAGACATCTAAAGACTGCAATGGGGGAGAGGGGAATCTAcatttgcttgttttttctttgtctttttaaacATCTAGAAATCAGAATCTCAGACCAAATGGCTCTAACTACATTTAAAACTGAATCCACAAACTCGACCTGAAAAGTTGTGTCTAACCATCCTGTGTGTCAAAAAGAGACTATGTCACttttgaaggaaaggaagacctGCCCCTGCTCATTCCTTGAATCATAAGCCATAGGCTTCCCAGGAAAAGTATTTCAGCTTACTATAAAAGCTACTGAAGCCCCAAGGAGGTCAAATTAAGAAGGGAATATAGAATGGATCTtcataaagaaatgaaaggaaaagggggTGTACATCGATTGGAGAACAACTGAGGTATAAAAAGACAGTGGAATATAATAAGAATTGGGAAAAATTACAAGGAACTTGGGAAGATATATATTAACTGACACAGAATCCAGTCAAAAGAAGCTGAAGAATAATTTGCACAATAGtcacaataaaagaaaacaatccaaaaggtttcagaatgcagatcaaagtcATGATCAGTCATGAGTCCAGAGGACTCATGGGGttagcaataagcatttataaatgcCTACTGTTTGTGAGGCACCATGCTAAGCTCTTGACagttatctcacttgatcctcacaaactCTGGAGGCTAGGTGTTGTTATTAGTTCtattttgacaaatgaggaaaccaaggcaaacagaagtgaagtgacttgcccagggtcacatggctagtgaaGTATCTAAGGCAAATTTGTACTCCGGCCTTTCTGACTACGGGCCCCACACTCTGCACTCCAAACACAAAAGGAGGTCTATACAGGAGCGAGGTGCTGAGGatatttctttttacattattatatttgttaCAAAATAGAGgttggagggaaaggaggagtcATTGAGAAGTTACAGTGACCAAAAAAAGAGCATGAATAAAaaggattattttaaaaactaaactcCACTGtggacaggaagaaaaaaaataggcaaaagtCACTTGAATCTAAGGACTTACCTGGAAACAAGCAACTCCAAAGGAAATGCCTGCTACAACACCCATTTCCGATTGAATAACAGTTGTTACTTTTACAAAACAGCCCTAGGAGGGAAAAACAAATCAGGTTGAACACAGGCCTCAGGGAGATCAGATGCAGGTTTTCTTtgtaggaaagaaatgagaattctgACACCAGTTACTAATGTCATTGGTCCAGATGAGAGCCACAACTTTCTAGTGAATCTCTCAAGGAAAAACTCAGATCTCCCATTGGAATGGAGTTTCCATTCCccagaagaaaaacaagataCCTGCCAGTCACCTTCCCCAAACTGCTCTTCCCATCATCCTCAGATGATTACCCACCTCCTGATTCTGCTTCTTCAGATCTTTCCTATCGGCCCAAACACAGCTGTGGAACCTGCAGCAGCTCCGGGGAAAGCCTTTCTCTGCATAGTAGGAAGTGGTTTCCCAGTCTGTGGCACTGTCCACACCACAGCAGTGCAACTGAAAAAGTCAGTCAAGGGGTTGATGCATTTCAGGGCATGTCACATCATTTCAAGCACGCGAATGGACAATTCTTGGGGTGGACTTCGACCTCAGCCTCTAATTTATACCAGACCATCCACTCACTGATGCCTGCAAAGTGAGCCTCCCCCTTCCAGAGCACCCTCAAGCCACAGCATATTCCACGGTCAGTGAGCCTACAAGGGCAGCACCTAGGCCTCAGTGTGAAGCAGGTACCCCAACCCCCaaggatgagagaaaaataaattctgtgGCAGTGAAACCCAACTGGGCCAGCTGAGCACAGCCCCAAGTATAGCCCCAATGTTGCTAATTAACAGTATTTCTACACtctttgttctttgaatgttCTATAACTCTACATGGCATGGAGTATGGAACAGGAAGAGGGTGAGCTAGATGGTCTCTGGGAAGCCATGCAATTCTTCTGATGACGCCCAAGTCCAAGCTCCCTGCCTGAAACGACTCATCTTTTTAACACCAATATCTCCCTGATGATATTGTATGCTGGTGAGTCACAGGATCTGAGTCTGTAAGAACTAAAGTAAGGATGATTCAGAGGGCAATGGAAAAATGCCTGCTGGGCTGGAGAAGGCTTGGATATATCCCAAACAAGGAATTATAAAGGAGAAATGGAGTTTAGAATAATCTCTAAAGACATGGACAAGTAAAAAAGATGGACTGGTACCCAAAACCTGGCAAGGGCTGAGGCTGGCCACCAGAGAGCCCTGAGACTCCACCGCTGTTATAACAAtgttggggaaagggggaagtgcAAGAAGGCAAGGCCCATGTGGCCAGTTTAGTCCTGGGTTAGCTTGAATATAAGAGGGAATCTGTATCATTGGGGGCAATCAAGGAGCTCACCAATTCACTGAAGCACCTGACTAGGAGTGGGTAATGAAGGAGAAAGGctggttgaaaaaaaaaagtaggcctGCTGCTAGAAGGGCATGTGTGCATGGGGGCAGGGCAGGGGATAAAGCTGATAAGAGAGAGGGTAAGACAATTCAGTTCTGAAGCATTTTTACAAACTTACCCCAGAAGTTCTTGTCTTTTCCTTGTCCCCTCCCCCATAATAGCACATTACAGCAGCTGTCTTTTACTCTAGAtaaagaccaatgacatcagcagagtgatgtcttgacttcaCTTATCAGCTGTATATTTGACAGTGGTTGTCTCAGCACTCTGACAGTCttggttagagaaatgaaagCCCACTTCAACTCTTCCACTCCTCAGTTTCCCAAAACCTTAGTGGTCAACTCTCATCTAACCACCCACTCAGAAAACACTGGAGGTCAGATTACAAAGAAATTAGTTATGATTACCCTTTTAGCCTAGGGTGTGCTAGCAGTTCCCTACCCTTTGACCCTCTGCTACAAGAAGAAATCTGGGACCTTCTGTCCCAGTCACCATTTCAAGAAGGCCATCTCAGGGCAGAGAGGAAGAACTCATCCTCCTGTCAGAGGATATACAAAGTGTACACACTTACAGTTCTCTGGATGGTGTCCACTGCCTCACTTTTCTGAAAGTCTGTATCATTATAGAGCTTCAAGGAAGACTCATAATTCATCTTAAAGCTGTTCTTAATCtgcaagaaagggaaaaagaattcCACTGAACAAAACTGAAGGGAAACTTTTACAATGAAAAGTTAGCAACTCAGGGAGGACAAAGTCACCTGGACACAGCCAGTAATCCATCCAGCTCGGGATCCTGTCTTTGACAGGAGCACCAAGAGGTGGCTTATGGGACAGGAAGACCTTCTTGAGATCAACCTCCAAAGTTTAGGGATGCACTCCAACTAGCCCTAACTTgcttttaatgttgtttctgataCCAAAGAAATGGTAATGTCCCAATAAAATATACCTTATACCATGGACAGAGTCATATTCTAGATGAAACCATGGGTCCTCCCTGTGAATGAGCTAGAGAGGGTTCATTTCTGATAGCAACATGGAAAGTCTGTAAATGGACTAAATAGAAGGCATGTATATTCCCACCAGGTTCTACTGTGTATGAAAAGAACAAGagatcatagattgagagctggCAGAGAGCCCAGAAATCATGCCTAATAATCACAGACCCATAAAGTTGGAGTTGAAAGGGAGGCCAGAGGTCATATGACTCACAGGATCATAAAGTCTTAACTCATCTCCTTAGTGGCCACTCAGAAGACAAACCCCAAACCTTAGGGCAGATAAGAATGAAGAGAGGCCTGGTTCTGCTTCTGTCCCCTGGGGTCTGCTGGCTTCCCCTTTGAGCCTCTGCTACAAGAAGAATCAGGGACTTTATGTCTTAAACACCCATCAAGAAAGCAGAGAGGAAGCAGACATCCTGCTTTCAGAGTCATTATATTCCATGAGAATTAGCATCAGAGGTTTGGAGCTGGacaggacctcagagat
This window harbors:
- the TSPAN6 gene encoding tetraspanin-6 — encoded protein: MASPSRRLQTKPVITCLKSVLLTYTFIFWFTGVILLTVGIWGKVSLEVYFSLLNEKATNVPFVLIGTGTVIILLGTFGCFATCRASAWMLKLYSMFLTIIFLVELVAAIVGFVFRHEIKNSFKMNYESSLKLYNDTDFQKSEAVDTIQRTLHCCGVDSATDWETTSYYAEKGFPRSCCRFHSCVWADRKDLKKQNQEGCFVKVTTVIQSEMGVVAGISFGVACFQLIGIFLACCLSRSITNNQYEIV